The nucleotide sequence GACATGGGAACGGCCGGGACGCCGTCCTCTGTATTGACGCTGTCGCAAACAGTGGGGTCGTCTGCGCCTGGCGCGGAAGTTCCGCCAGCCTATACTGATGCTGTGCGCACAAGAAATGCCGAACGTCTTGAAGAAGCTCTGGCACAAACCGGCAAAACCATTCCGGCGCCCACGATGGAATTTGGCAAAAGAGAATCCGACGTTGTTGTTGGCGCAGAGGACAATGATCTCCGGCGTGACCGGCTTGTTGATCGCGCTGAAGAAGATGTGAAGGCGCTGGCGGCACCCGCTCCGAAACCTGCAGAAACACCTGTTGCGCCAGCTCCCCAGGGGGAAATAGCCCGGGAACAGATGGCTGTCAGTGGGGTGGGAGCTCCATCAGCCACAGTCGATGGAAGCATTTCGGGTTACAGACAGGCCCCTCTGAACCAGTTGAAGCCGGAAATTGCCCCGCCCATGCCCGTTATTATGGATGATTCAGGCACGTCCTGGTACAAGGACCAGGGCCGGGACAAATTCCAGAACTTCGAGGAAAACCCCGTCAGGTCTGTGGCGGCTGAACCCGTATCCACTTTCTCCATCGATGTGGACACGGCGTCCTACAGCTTCGTCCGCCGCATGTTGAACAGCGGCGTCATGCCCCAGAAAGACGCGGTGCGGATCGAAGAAATGGTCAACTATTTCGACTATGATTACGCTTTGCCCGAAAGCAAAAAAGAGCCCTTCAAGCCCACCGTGGCCGTGTACGACACGCCCTGGACCAAGGGTCACAAGATCATCCACGTGGGCATCCGCGGCTATGACATCGCGGAAAAACCAAAGTCCAACCTGGTATTCCTGATCGACACGTCCGGATCCATGGACAGTCCGGACAAGCTGCCCCTGCTGGTCAATTCCTTCAGGATGATGCTGGACAGCCTGTCGCCCGACGACACCGTGGGCATTGTCACCTATGCGGGCTCGGCCGGCACGGTGCTGGAGCCCACCAAAGCAGGTGACAAGCAGAAGATCATCGAGGTGCTGGATCGCCTGCAGTCGGGTGGCTCCACGGCCGGGGCGGAGGGCATCCGCCAGGCCTATGCGCTGGCCCGGAAGGCCTTCATCAAGGATGGCAACAACCGCATTGTTCTGGCCACCGACGGCGACTTCAATGTGGGCATCACCAACCCGGAAGAACTGAAAGGCTTTGTCGAGCGCAAGCGCAGCGAGGGTATCTATCTGTCGGTTCTCGGCTTTGGCGAGGGCAACTACAACGACCAGATGATGCAGGCGCTGGCCCAGAACGGCAACGGCAACGCGGCCTATATCGACAGCCTGAACGAGGCGCGCAAGGTGCTGGTGCAGGAAGCAGGCTCGACCCTGTTCACCATCGCGAAGGACGTGAAAATCCAGGTGGAATTCAAC is from Pseudomonadota bacterium and encodes:
- a CDS encoding VWA domain-containing protein — translated: MDEKKLQDMLANLHAPEPDSTAKKQALERAMTAFDEKMHLHTQGVQKPGRLTGVDAFFTNVRRWIMQKKYIWSGAVGAVAAVALLAVVGTPYFKDMGTAGTPSSVLTLSQTVGSSAPGAEVPPAYTDAVRTRNAERLEEALAQTGKTIPAPTMEFGKRESDVVVGAEDNDLRRDRLVDRAEEDVKALAAPAPKPAETPVAPAPQGEIAREQMAVSGVGAPSATVDGSISGYRQAPLNQLKPEIAPPMPVIMDDSGTSWYKDQGRDKFQNFEENPVRSVAAEPVSTFSIDVDTASYSFVRRMLNSGVMPQKDAVRIEEMVNYFDYDYALPESKKEPFKPTVAVYDTPWTKGHKIIHVGIRGYDIAEKPKSNLVFLIDTSGSMDSPDKLPLLVNSFRMMLDSLSPDDTVGIVTYAGSAGTVLEPTKAGDKQKIIEVLDRLQSGGSTAGAEGIRQAYALARKAFIKDGNNRIVLATDGDFNVGITNPEELKGFVERKRSEGIYLSVLGFGEGNYNDQMMQALAQNGNGNAAYIDSLNEARKVLVQEAGSTLFTIAKDVKIQVEFNPAMVSEYRLIGYETRHLNREDFNNDTVNAGEVGAGHTVTALYEITPVGATKSVDDLRYGADTGKNTGINPGNGEYAFLKIRWKQPDSDTSTLMTRPITPKDEVKFDAASDDVRFAAAVAGFGELLKGSKHTGSLTYDQVINIANSARGKDEFGYRTEFVN